Proteins from one Peromyscus eremicus chromosome 8a, PerEre_H2_v1, whole genome shotgun sequence genomic window:
- the Mif4gd gene encoding MIF4G domain-containing protein — protein MGEASRDEYKIQSFDAETQQLLKTALKDPGAVDLEKVANVIVDHSLQDCVFSKEAGRMCYAIIQAESKQAGQSVFRRGLLDRLQREYQAREQLRARSLQSWVCYVTFICNIFDYLRVNNMPMMALVNPVYDCLFQLAQPESLSREEEVDCLVLQLHRVGEQLEKMNGQRMDELFVLIRDGFLLPIGLSSLARLLLLEIIEFRAAGWKTTPAAHKYYYSEVSD, from the exons ATGGGAGAGGCCAGTAGAGATGAGTATAAGATCCAGTCTTTTGATGCAGAAACACAGCAGCTGCTGAAGACCGCACTCAAAG aTCCAGGTGCTGTGGACTTGGAGAAAGTGGCCAATGTGATTGTGGACCATTCTCTGCAGGACTGTGTGTTCAGCAAGGAAGCAGGACGGATGTGCTACGCCATCATCCAG GCAGAGAGTAAGCAAGCAGGCCAGAGTGTCTTCCGTCGTGGGCTCCTTGACAGGCTTCAGCGGGAGTATCAGGCCCGGGAGCAGCTTCGAGCCCGCTCCCTGCAGAGCTGGGTCTGCTATGTTACCTTCATCTGCAACATCTTTGACTACTTGAGG GTGAACAACATGCCCATGATGGCCCTGGTCAACCCTGTCTATGACTGTCTCTTCCAGCTGGCCCAGCCTGAGAGTCTAAGTAGGGAAGAGGAG GTCGACTGTCTGGTGCTCCAGCTGCACCGGGTTGGGGAGCAGCTGGAGAAGATGAATGGGCAGCGCATGGACGAGCTCTTTGTCCTAATCCGGGATGGCTTCCTGCTCCCAATAGGCCTCAGCTCCCTGGcccggctgctgctgctggagatCATTGAGTTCCGGGCAGCTGGCTGGAAAACCACTCCGGCTGCCCATAAGTATTATTACAGTGAGGTTTCTGACTGA